The following coding sequences are from one Saccopteryx bilineata isolate mSacBil1 chromosome 3, mSacBil1_pri_phased_curated, whole genome shotgun sequence window:
- the LOC136332094 gene encoding sialic acid-binding Ig-like lectin 13 isoform X1, translated as MLWLLLPLLWAGALTQDEYSLRMPESVTVQEGLCVFVPCTVFYPRNGWTLQDSAWGYWNRKVEFTGQNVVVATNKPPGNVQEEAKGRFHLLGDPRFYNCSLDIRDTRRTDSGSYTFRVERGAMKYTYHNPTLSVHVIAFNHTPDIHIPGTLEAGHPVNLTCSMPWACERGTPPTFSWTSADHPTLVPGTHLSPVLTLTPQTQDHGATLTCEVTLPGVSVTMKRTIHLNVSYTPQNLVVTVFRGNGTAPTVLENSSSLSILEGQSLRLVCVVDCNPSARLSWTRGSLTLSSSQPGVLELPQVHMGDEGEFTCRAQHSRGFLHVSLTLRLQRNSDRGSDAALVAVGAAAVKALALLLCLIVLMYNRRKTSSPKRASRVQTPSQANPSDCAPRDMSSAS; from the exons ATGCTGtggctgctgctgcccctgctctGGGCAG GGGCCCTGACTCAGGATGAATACAGTCTGAGGATGCCAGAGTCTGTGACGGTGCAGGAGGGACTTTGTGTCTTCGTGCCCTGCACTGTGTTCTACCCCCGGAATGGTTGGACTCTTCAGGACTCAGCTTGGGGCTACTGGAATCGGAAAGTGGAATTTACAGGCCAGAATGTTGTAGTGGCCACCAACAAACCACCTGGTAATGTGCAGGAGGAGGCCAAAGGCCGATTCCACCTTCTTGGGGATCCCAGGTTCTACAACTGCTCCCTGGACATCAGAGACACCAGGAGAACCGACAGCGGTTCATATACTTTTCGGGTGGAGAGAGGAGCAATGAAATATACTTACCATAATCCCACACTTTCTGTGCATGTGATAG CCTTCAACCACACACCCGACATCCACATCCCGGGGACCCTGGAGGCCGGTCACCCTGTAAACCTGACCTGCTCCATGCCCTGGGCCTGTGAGCGGGGCACGCCCCCCACCTTCTCCTGGACATCAGCTGACCACCCTACTCTGGTCCCTGGCACCCACCTCTCTCCtgtgctcaccctcactcctcaGACTCAAGACCATGGTGCCACCCTCACATGTGAGGTGACTTTGCCTGGGGTCAGCGTGACCATGAAGAGAACCATTCACCTCAACGTGTCCT ACACTCCACAGAACTTGGTCGTCACTGTCTTCCGAGGAAATGGCACAG cACCCACAGTCCTGGAGAACAGTTCATCTCTTTCCATCCTGGAGGGCCAGTCCCTGCGCCTGGTCTGTGTGGTCGACTGCAACCCCTCTGCCAGGCTGAGCTGGACCCGGGGGAGCCTGACCCTGAGCTCCTCACAGCCTGGGGTCCTGGAGCTCCCTCAAGTACACATGGGAGATGAAGGGGAATTCACCTGCCGAGCTCAGCATTCTCGGGGCTTCCTGCATGTCTCTCTGACCCTCCGTTTGCAGA GAAACTCAGACCGTGGGTCAGATGCGGCGCTGGTGGCCGTCGGGGCAGCCGCTGTGAAGGCCCTGGCCCTGCTCCTTTGCCTCATCGTCCTCAT GTACAACAGAAGAAAGACATCAAGTCCCAAACGGGCATCCAGGGTGCAAACACCATCTCAGGCTAATCCTTCTG ATTGTGCTCCCAGAGACATGTCGTCCGCTTCCTGA